The Streptomyces sp. ICC1 DNA window TGCGACAAGCTGGAGAACCTCTTCCTCGCGGAGCTGGCCCGATGACCGACGATGACCCGATGGCCGACGACACCCCGATGAAGCGGCTGCTCACCTCCCTCGGACAGCACGTCCGCGCCGAGCTCCTCGCCTACGAGGCCACCGGCCGCGAGCGCAGCGTCCACGGCGACTCGCCCGGCGGCGACGCCCAGTTCGACGTCGACGAGGTGGCCGAGAAGGCCGTACTGGACTACCTGCGCGAGCACGCCCACGTCCCCGCGGCCCTCTACACCGAGGACGGCTCCTACGTCGAGCTCGCCGCCGATCCGCAGATCCTCCTCGTCGTCGACCCGATCGACGGCACCCGCCCCACCTCGGCCGGCCTCGAGATGGGCATGGTGTCCATCGCGGCCGCCCCCTACGGCGACGGCAAGCCCACCCTCGCCGACGTCGACGCCGCCTGCCTGGTCGAGATCAAGAGCGGCGCCTGGCTGTACGGTGACGAGGCCTCCGGCCTGGTCAGCGGCGGATTCACCACCCCGGTCCCGCGGTTGAGCCGGAACACCGACCCGACCCACATGTTCTGGTCGATCGAGTTCAACGGCCACCCGATGGACCTGATGACCGCGGCGTACGGCCACCTCGTGGACCAATCGGCCAACACCGGCGGCATCTTCGTCTTCAACAGCAGCACCTTCTCCATCTCCCGCATCATCACCGGCCAGCTCGACGCCTACGTCGACATCGGCAACCGCGTGCTGCGCGACCACCCGGACACCGAAGAAGCGTTCCTGCGGGTCGGCCGCGGCTCGATCCTGCACCTCTTCCCCTACGACATCGCCGCCGTCGTCTACCTCGCCCGGCAGGCCGGCGTCGTCATCACGGACGCCTACGGCGACGACCTCGGCAGCACCTCGCTGGTGGACCTCGGCCCGATGAACCAGAAGTCCTGCATCGCCGCCGCCACGCCCGAACTCCACAAGCAGCTGCTCGACACCATCCGCTGGGACCTGGGCCGCGCCGCCGCGCCCGCGAGGGAGGAATCATGAAGGCCCTGACGCTGACCGCGGAGCGAACGCTCACCCTCGTCGACCACCCCAAGCCGGAGCCGCTGGCCGCGGACGACATCGTCATCCGCGTCACCCAGAGCGGCATCTGCGGCACCGACCGCAGCGTCCTCGTCGGCAAGTTCCCGGCCGAGACCGGTGTCGTCATGGGCCACGAGGCCGTCGGCTTCGTCGACTCCACCGGCCCGGGCGTCACCCGCTTCGCCGTCGGCGACCGGGTCATCGTCAACCCCACCCTGTACTGCGGCAACTGTGCCAACTGCCTCGAAGGCCACTGGAACTTCTGCGGCCGCAAGGCCGGGACCGAGGTCGGACTGGACTACGACGGCTCCTTCGCCGAGTTCATCCGCCTTCCTGAGCTCTTCTGCCACGCCGTCCCCGAGGACATGGACTTCGACCGCGCCGTCGTCGTCGAACCGCTCGCCTGCGCGCTCAACAACATCGAGGCCGGCCGCCTGGCGGCGGGCGAGACCGCCGTCATCGTCGGTGGCGGCCCCATGGGCGTGGTCACCGCCATGGCCGCCCAGCTGTACGGCGCCACGGTCCTCCTCGTCGAGCCCGACCCGGTACGCGGCCGGCTCGGCCAGGAGATCTTCGACGCCCCCGAGTTCGGCGGCCGCGTCACCGTCCACACCCCGGACGACCCCGCCCTCGCCGAGCGCGGCGACCTCGTCGTCGACTCCGTCGGCAACCTCCTGGAGCAGAGCATCGGCTACGCCGCCGTCCGCGGCCGCGTCGTCGTCATGGGCTTCAACAGCAACGCCTCCGCCACCGTCCGGCCGCTCGCCCTGCTCCAGCGCGGCCTGCAGATCATCGGCGCCGGCGACTACAACAGCATGATCTTCCCCAAGGCCGTCGAGCTGGCCCGGCAGCTGCCGCTGGAGCGCGTGGTCACCCACCGCTTCGCGCTCGCCGACCACGAAGAGGCGTTCAAGGCCCTCGCCGCCGTCCCCGGCACCGAGTACACCGCCCTGAAGGTCGTCCTCGTACCTCCGCACCCCGGGGCGGACGCATGAGTCCTACGCGGCGCACCTCATTCGCCGAGGCGCTCGTCCCCGGCACCACCCGGCCCGTCGTCATCGGCGAGTACCCGTACTACCGGGCCGACCCCGCCAACTGGGCCGCCAACCTGAGCGAACTGCGCGCCCTGGGCGTGGACGTCGTCTCCTGCTACCTCCCGTGGCGCTTCCACGAGACCGTCGGGCCGCTCGGCGGGGGAGAGGGAGACCGCTCCTTCGACTTCACCGGGAAGACCGACCCGCAGCGCGATGTCGTCGGACTGCTGGAGCTGGCCGCCGCCGCCGGGCTGGGCGTCCTCCTCAAGCCCGGGCCCTTCATCCACGCCGAGGTCCAGCTCGGCGGGCTGCCCGACCGCCTCTGCGGCCCCGAGCACACCCCGTACCAGGGGCTGGACGGCACCGTCCTCACCTCCCAGGGCAAGCCGCTGCCCAGCCTTCTCGACCCGGCCGTCCAGGCCGAGACCGAGACCTGGCTGAAGGCCGTCGCCGACGAGGTCGTCGCCGGGGCCACCGCCCCCGACGGTCCCGTCGTCGCCCTCCAGCTCGGCAACGAAGGCACCTGCGGGGACGCCCACCTCCCCGTGGACGCCCAGGACGCCTCGCCCCCCGCCCGCCGGGCCTTCGCCCACTGGCTCACCGGACGCGGCCTGCCCGACGAG harbors:
- a CDS encoding inositol monophosphatase family protein, with the translated sequence MTDDDPMADDTPMKRLLTSLGQHVRAELLAYEATGRERSVHGDSPGGDAQFDVDEVAEKAVLDYLREHAHVPAALYTEDGSYVELAADPQILLVVDPIDGTRPTSAGLEMGMVSIAAAPYGDGKPTLADVDAACLVEIKSGAWLYGDEASGLVSGGFTTPVPRLSRNTDPTHMFWSIEFNGHPMDLMTAAYGHLVDQSANTGGIFVFNSSTFSISRIITGQLDAYVDIGNRVLRDHPDTEEAFLRVGRGSILHLFPYDIAAVVYLARQAGVVITDAYGDDLGSTSLVDLGPMNQKSCIAAATPELHKQLLDTIRWDLGRAAAPAREES
- a CDS encoding alcohol dehydrogenase catalytic domain-containing protein, encoding MKALTLTAERTLTLVDHPKPEPLAADDIVIRVTQSGICGTDRSVLVGKFPAETGVVMGHEAVGFVDSTGPGVTRFAVGDRVIVNPTLYCGNCANCLEGHWNFCGRKAGTEVGLDYDGSFAEFIRLPELFCHAVPEDMDFDRAVVVEPLACALNNIEAGRLAAGETAVIVGGGPMGVVTAMAAQLYGATVLLVEPDPVRGRLGQEIFDAPEFGGRVTVHTPDDPALAERGDLVVDSVGNLLEQSIGYAAVRGRVVVMGFNSNASATVRPLALLQRGLQIIGAGDYNSMIFPKAVELARQLPLERVVTHRFALADHEEAFKALAAVPGTEYTALKVVLVPPHPGADA